In a genomic window of Cherax quadricarinatus isolate ZL_2023a unplaced genomic scaffold, ASM3850222v1 Contig685, whole genome shotgun sequence:
- the LOC128685173 gene encoding pro-resilin-like, which yields MKVLLFIALLGVTTADQRPPTSYGAPNGGFGNGFGASNGASSNGYAAPGRNGGNGNGFGFSGNGFAGASSNGYGAPPSNGYGAPPSNRYGPPTGSYGLDPELVALQENIPGGGVPGEDYPVLSSPPDTGFSCDDQAVPGYYADTAPDASCQVFHICQDRAVRRQKDSFLCPNGTIFNQQYLVCDWWFNVDCSQAENFYSVNEQIGVVPSAGYGYGPIANGIANGFRNGNGNGYSNGNGNRRNGNGANRYGSNGNRRNGNGAGNGASSGYSGPPAPSTVYANSF from the exons ATGAAGGTTCTCCTGTTCATTG CTCTGCTGGGTGTAACCACCGCTGACCAACGTCCTCCTACAAGTTATGGAGCCCCAAATGGAGGTTTCGGTAATGGGTTTGGTGCCTCTAATGGAGCCTCAAGCAATGGTTACGCAGCTCCAGGAAGAAATGGAGGTAATGGAAATGGATTTGGATTTTCAGGCAATGGGTTTGCAGGTGCTTCAAGTAATGGATATGGAGCTCCCCCAAGTAATGGATATGGAGCTCCCCCAAGTAACAGGTATGGTCCCCCAACGGGTTCTTATGGACTAGATCCGGAGCTGGTTGCTCTGCAGGAGAACATCCCAGGAGGTGGCGTCCCCGGTGAAGACTACCCAGTCTTGTCTTCTCCACCAGACACTGGCTTCTCTTGTGATGACCAAGCAGTGCCTGGTTATTACGCTGACACTGCCCCTGATGCCAGCTGCCAGGTGTTCCACATTTGCCAGGACCGTGCTGTCAGACGTCAGAAGGACTCGTTCCTGTGCCCCAACGGTACCATCTTCAACCagcagtacctggtgtgtgaCTGGTGGTTCAACGTGGACTGTTCTCAGGCTGAGAACTTCTACTCCGTCAACGAACAGATTGGTGTCGTCCCCAGTGCTGGCTATGGTTATGGTCCCATTGCCAATGGTATTGCCAATGGATTCCGTAATGGAAATGGTAATGGATATAGTAATGGTAATGGCAACAGAAGAAATGGCAATGGTGCAAATCGTTATGGATCCAATGGAAATAGAAGGAATGGGAACGGCGCTGGTAATGGTGCCAGCAGTGGTTATAGTGGTCCACCTGCTCCCTCGACTGTCTATGCAAATTCGTTTTAA